The Canis lupus familiaris isolate Mischka breed German Shepherd chromosome 34, alternate assembly UU_Cfam_GSD_1.0, whole genome shotgun sequence region TGTGGTGAAAGGGACTTAGCAAATGTGACTAAGTTAAGAAATTTgaaatggagagattatcctggaataTCAGGGTGGGTTCCATGTAAGCACAGGATCCTGATGAGGGAAGCagggggtggtggcagtggcTAGAGTCAAAGAAGCTGTGACAAAAGAAGCATAactcagagaggagagaaaatactCTCCCACTGGCTGGGAAGATGGTAAAAGAAGTCCCAAGCTAAGAAATGTAGGTGGCCTCTAGAAGTCGAGGCAGATTCTGTCTCCAAAGAAATGCGGCCCTGCCAACACGTCGACTTGGGCCCAGTGAGACGCATTTGGGGCTTCTGACCTCCAAACTGTGAGAtcatcaatttctgttgttttaagtcgccaagtttgtggtaatttgttacagccaCCATGGGAAACTAGTGCGGCGTGTAGCAGATATAAGTCTGTGTTACAGAGTTTAGTTCAAGAAACATCACATTATTTAACTTCCAAAATGTGCAtcttattagaaatataaaatgtcatcTCATATTTAAAGCTAGAACTAACTGGCAAGAATGGGCATCGTGGAAAAATGTGGGATGCTGTCGTGATCAATCCCTCCCTCGTCCTAGGATCTGATCAGTACCCATGAGGACTGAGCGATCCAGAGAATTACACAAGATCTCCTAACTTCAGGCCATGATGGGGACAGCTGCACGCTCATCCTCTAAATCTGAAGTTCAAGCTCACAGTTCAGGGCTCAGCGCTCTTTTTTTGGGTGAAGAGCCAGAGAGCAAATATTTCAGACCTTGCCATCTCTGTCTGTTCTCTGCTCTTGGAGTGTGAGAGCTGGCGTAGATAGTATGCAAACCAGTGGACCTGGCCACATCCCAAAAAACTCAGTTCACAAAAATAGGCTGCAGGCTGCCTGTGGTCAGCCAGCCACGGCTTACTGATCTACCATAGGCCACCCAAAGACAGGCAAACTGCTTCTCACAACCTCCACTCCCCTTGATGAATTTGGCGGCTTAGATCTTCTATGCAGCCTCAAAGGGCACAGGTCTTAGGGGTAAGTCTTCAGGCCACCACAAACTCCTTAAATAGGTGACCGTCACCTGGGGTGCTGCCAGGGGCCCAGGTCTCCCAGCAGAACTCACCCCtcaggccctgcccagccccagtgACACCTGTCTGTGTGGGTTGCTCTGCTCTCCTCCACTACCCCTTCTTTACTCTTCTTCTTCTGCAAGAATTCAGCTTTCCATCCAAGAGTCCCTTTGCCTtttgggaagagaaagggaaaggaaataagcttcttttccttttataaccAGAGAAAAATTATTACTCTCCTCAATCAGATTATCCTGTACTTCCATATTATTTACAGCCTGTTGGATTTATGGTTAGACTTTGGTTTATTGTTTAGTAAACTATAGATAGTGCTCAGTCTACGAGAATGTTCAGTCAGTATCAGCCAATCCTTTTGTTGCCTAAAAAAATCCCAAGTCACTGAACCCCACAGACAGCAATACAGATAAACACCTAACTTGCGAGTCATATTGTTGAAAACAATGGCCTGGGTTCTCATGGTGGGAACTGCGAGGCTACATGACCAGCTTTCCTTCATGATGGCCCATTGACCAGGTTCGCTCCTGTCGGGTGCCCCCATCATATCATCCTTGACCTTTCCCTGCTCCCTTGCTCTCCTCTGCAGGTCAACTGCCTGGTTTTAGGAATCCCCACAGTCTCTGGTCTGGCAGGGATTACAGTTGTAGATGTGAACAATGCTGCGCTGAATAGGCTTATGCTGAGGAGACAAAGGGACTGTCCTGGGTTTGAACCACCTGCCTTTTCTTagcatcaaaacaaaacaaaaatgagctcTTTGGGGCTTAGTACATAGACATCTATTCTTCGGCTTGCTAGTTCGTGCTATGCTGAGAGCTAATTTTTAGCATTTGGACAAATCTTTCCAATTGCTGTGTACTGGccttcattaaaataaagaaaatgtttaataggTTCATCTTGAACAAAATGGCGCACTTAATGGcaattttaagaatgtttttattcaacaaagctttctatttgaaagaaatacatgtatagcttcaaaagaaaatttttagtaAAGGTTGTAGAAATGGCAAAGTATGctattttcttcccctttgttcTCTTGCTATTCAACCTTCCCTCCTCCACCTGCACTTACTAAAGAAGAGCCCTTGCCTAACAACATGCTAGCTTACCTTCCCTGGCAAGAGCTGAGGAAGCAACAGGAGGGGAAGCAAGGCATCTGGAAATTATAGGTAGGTTTATCATCAAATCATATTTCTTGAGCATCCAGGAGGGGAAAAGCACTGTGCCAACGAATGGATGAGCTGAGTGAATGGGAAAACAGCAGAGACACATGAGGGAGGCAAATTAATCTGTTGACCAAGGAAACAAGTTAACAATTGCTGcttctacaaattttattttatttttcaaattttaaaaagaaacagtacaCATGTCTGTGATGTTAGCAGAAAACGATTTTTCTCATATTATCTAAGAATTTGCTTCAATTAACTTACCCGGTGAACTAGAAAACTTGAATGTTTGAAAGTAGGAACAATGGACTGTCTCCTATTCTTTTCTGGTTCTCCATCATCGTTCAATTTTTCTTTACATGGACTTAGAACAGGACAGACAATATGACAGAGTCGTGATGACATTGTTGATTAATTTTGTCACTCAAATTAAGGAGGAAGATAAGTATTGATTGTCCCATACAAAACACCAGGAGTATGTCTCAccctgtttttattaatttaaaaaataaatcttatggTTTCTCTTCATCTGGCAATCCAGGAATGCACTTTGCTGAACACACTGGTACCCTCAATTTAATGTATGTTGTATCAATAATCACTGAACAGAAAACTAGGATTGGAAAAGCAGACACTTGATAAGAGTATTCATTCCTCACAAGGCACCTACCTAGTTCCCTACACAAAG contains the following coding sequences:
- the LOC119867461 gene encoding uncharacterized protein LOC119867461 — its product is MKIHEADPPMTLTEKYLKVPAMALVYFHVQVDQTGLKAHSGRTYRSSRSYSKLLGWRRIIHYKEWTSCMVKHTMGWDCQLLCCREAHPFVGTVLFPSWMLKKYDLMINLPIISRCLASPPVASSALAREGKGTLGWKAEFLQKKKSKEGVVEESRATHTDRCHWGWAGPEGSTGLHTIYASSHTPRAENRQRWQGLKYLLSGSSPKKRALSPEL